From Deferribacter autotrophicus, the proteins below share one genomic window:
- a CDS encoding RsmE family RNA methyltransferase, producing the protein MSGLASIYEDIDKLSKEILLSHENSHYIKNVLRKKVGEHIQIFSNKEKGIFKIKEVKKKLLLCEKIEVKQYEISEKKIKVYQGLMKREYMDFVVEKYGELGVYELNIVLTDYSIKNITEKNLLRYKKLLINGAMQADLDFLPRINLLESVSNINDDCDMKLCFYEKIKNKSFIHKVGKTVSIFIGPEGGLSDKDVNILKEKGFLLVSPLKSVVKAETAAVVFTGIIRALMDCNEFI; encoded by the coding sequence GTGTCTGGATTAGCATCTATTTATGAAGATATCGATAAACTGTCTAAGGAAATTTTACTGTCTCATGAAAACAGTCATTATATAAAAAATGTTTTAAGAAAAAAAGTTGGTGAACATATACAAATTTTTTCAAACAAGGAAAAAGGAATATTTAAAATCAAAGAGGTAAAAAAGAAACTTTTACTGTGTGAAAAGATTGAGGTAAAACAATATGAAATAAGTGAGAAGAAAATCAAGGTTTATCAAGGTTTAATGAAACGGGAATATATGGATTTTGTTGTTGAGAAGTATGGTGAATTAGGAGTTTATGAACTAAATATTGTTTTAACTGATTATAGCATAAAAAATATTACTGAAAAAAATTTGCTAAGATACAAGAAATTGTTAATTAATGGAGCAATGCAGGCAGATTTGGACTTTTTACCAAGAATAAATTTATTAGAATCTGTATCAAATATTAATGATGATTGTGATATGAAGCTGTGTTTTTATGAGAAGATTAAAAATAAGAGTTTTATTCATAAAGTAGGAAAGACTGTTTCCATCTTTATTGGACCTGAAGGTGGATTATCTGATAAAGATGTAAATATTTTAAAAGAAAAAGGATTTCTTTTAGTATCACCTTTAAAAAGTGTTGTTAAGGCTGAAACAGCAGCAGTAGTTTTTACTGGGATAATTAGAGCATTGATGGATTGCAATGAATTTATTTAA
- a CDS encoding metallophosphoesterase family protein, which translates to MVGGEIKEMLAAIGDIHGCIKTVNKLIDKLFAKYDIDTFIFLGDFVDRGDNAKDVLDFIINFSKHYNSIFLMGNHEDMMLDYFFSEGKYDANVWFENGGRLTIKSFDKELFLRLISFQNIKKDFVKKFDNYLNFIKSFKFYHTVEGFEKYFFSHAGCLKIDLPPEFHNDVVPDNKKKIFFPYLWSREIDSYDKKIENTVVIHGHTPVQKLNGESTPLVNRSDEGIISINIDTGCVYGFNLSVLILNEATGEFDFEVVRCLD; encoded by the coding sequence ATGGTGGGGGGTGAGATTAAAGAGATGTTAGCTGCGATTGGTGATATCCATGGATGTATAAAAACAGTTAATAAACTCATAGACAAATTGTTTGCAAAATATGATATTGATACATTTATTTTTTTAGGTGATTTTGTTGATAGAGGTGATAATGCTAAGGATGTTTTGGATTTTATTATTAACTTTTCAAAACACTATAATTCAATATTTCTAATGGGCAATCATGAAGATATGATGTTAGATTACTTTTTTTCTGAAGGTAAATATGATGCTAATGTTTGGTTTGAAAATGGAGGTAGATTAACGATAAAATCCTTTGACAAAGAATTGTTTTTACGATTAATTTCTTTTCAAAATATAAAAAAAGATTTTGTTAAAAAGTTTGATAATTATTTAAATTTTATTAAAAGCTTTAAATTTTATCATACTGTGGAAGGCTTTGAAAAATATTTTTTCAGTCATGCTGGGTGTTTAAAAATTGATTTGCCACCTGAGTTTCATAATGACGTGGTTCCCGATAATAAAAAGAAAATATTTTTTCCTTATCTTTGGAGTAGAGAGATAGATTCTTACGACAAGAAGATTGAAAACACAGTTGTTATTCATGGGCATACACCTGTTCAAAAATTGAATGGAGAAAGTACTCCATTGGTAAACAGAAGTGATGAAGGTATAATATCAATTAATATTGATACAGGGTGTGTTTACGGATTTAATTTGAGTGTTTTAATACTTAATGAGGCAACTGGTGAGTTTGATTTTGAGGTAGTACGGTGTCTGGATTAG
- a CDS encoding 50S ribosomal protein L11 methyltransferase, which yields MYKYIINAEDIDVLNQDEKLSSMVVEEYFKGNKEYIIYSEEDLINKLKKYNIRFDLQKIVDEDWSVKWKEYLKDGWLTYTTYFTHTPKQFDDRDVLYINPSMAFGTGDHPTTKIAARLLEPLVKDKVVLEVGSGSGILSILSAKKGAKKVFACDNDINTFGNFKENCRLNNVNNIYMWCGSIDSFKTSVKVDIVVANIISSVLLMIKETIFNINPEFIVFSGILVGERETFLKKVSNNYQIDRENIIDGWWGVRLKRC from the coding sequence ATGTATAAATATATTATTAATGCAGAAGATATCGATGTGTTAAATCAAGATGAGAAACTATCATCAATGGTTGTCGAGGAATATTTTAAAGGGAATAAAGAATATATCATTTATTCTGAAGAGGATTTAATTAATAAATTGAAAAAATATAATATTAGATTTGATTTACAAAAAATTGTCGATGAGGATTGGAGTGTTAAGTGGAAAGAATATCTAAAAGACGGATGGCTTACATATACTACCTATTTTACACATACTCCAAAACAGTTTGATGACAGAGATGTATTATACATTAATCCATCTATGGCTTTTGGGACAGGTGATCATCCTACAACGAAAATTGCTGCAAGACTTTTGGAACCTTTAGTAAAAGATAAGGTAGTGTTGGAAGTTGGTTCTGGAAGTGGCATATTATCTATTTTATCTGCTAAGAAGGGTGCTAAAAAAGTTTTTGCATGCGATAATGATATAAATACATTTGGTAATTTTAAAGAAAATTGTAGATTAAACAACGTAAATAATATTTATATGTGGTGTGGTTCAATTGATTCTTTCAAAACATCTGTTAAAGTTGATATTGTGGTTGCAAATATTATCAGCAGTGTTCTTTTGATGATAAAAGAAACGATTTTTAATATAAATCCTGAGTTTATAGTTTTTTCAGGTATATTGGTTGGGGAAAGGGAAACATTTCTAAAGAAAGTATCAAATAATTACCAAATAGACAGGGAGAATATAATTGATGGATGGTGGGGGGTGAGATTAAAGAGATGTTAG
- a CDS encoding DctP family TRAP transporter solute-binding subunit, translated as MKNKVLLIISLFFLCNGIAWSQLVLKISHVVKNNSPKGKAVIYFKKIVEKESKGAIKVEIYPEGILFDDREALGALKNGLIQFAVPSFSKFADIVPEFQIYDIPYLFKNIQHVHRSYFGKIGNLLKSKSYEKGYKLLAMWDNGFKVITNNKRKIKYPQDLKGLKIRTQGSKVINKSLEIVGAVPVSKPFKVVVDLLKAGLIDGQQNTYNNIYTQQFFKYQKYLTITNNGFLGYVFISSVKFWENLDIKSKEIILNALEKATIYEYELAEEINYEDYYRIIIHSNIEIIPLNDREKKIWEDFYYEHYNVFYEFIDKKIVDEVFKLE; from the coding sequence ATGAAAAATAAAGTTTTATTAATAATAAGTTTATTCTTTTTATGCAATGGGATTGCCTGGTCTCAATTAGTATTAAAAATTAGTCATGTAGTGAAAAACAACAGTCCAAAGGGGAAGGCCGTAATTTATTTTAAAAAGATTGTAGAGAAAGAGAGTAAAGGAGCAATAAAGGTAGAGATTTATCCAGAAGGTATTCTTTTTGACGATAGAGAAGCATTGGGTGCTCTAAAAAATGGTTTGATACAGTTTGCAGTTCCAAGTTTTTCAAAATTTGCAGATATTGTACCAGAATTTCAAATTTATGATATACCATATTTATTTAAGAATATACAGCATGTACATAGGAGTTATTTCGGTAAAATAGGTAATTTATTGAAAAGTAAGTCATATGAAAAAGGTTATAAACTGTTGGCAATGTGGGATAATGGATTTAAGGTTATTACAAATAATAAAAGAAAAATAAAATATCCTCAGGATTTAAAAGGACTAAAGATAAGGACTCAGGGAAGTAAAGTGATTAATAAATCTCTTGAAATTGTGGGTGCTGTACCTGTTTCTAAACCTTTTAAAGTTGTGGTGGATTTACTTAAAGCAGGTTTGATTGATGGTCAGCAAAATACTTATAATAATATTTATACACAACAATTTTTTAAATATCAAAAATATTTAACTATTACGAATAATGGATTTTTAGGGTATGTTTTTATTAGCAGTGTGAAATTCTGGGAAAATCTTGATATAAAGAGCAAAGAAATAATTTTAAATGCTTTGGAAAAGGCAACGATATATGAATATGAGTTAGCTGAGGAGATAAATTACGAAGATTACTATAGAATTATTATACATTCCAATATTGAGATAATACCGTTGAATGATAGGGAGAAAAAGATTTGGGAAGATTTTTATTATGAACATTATAATGTATTTTACGAATTCATTGATAAAAAAATTGTGGATGAGGTGTTTAAATTAGAGTAA
- a CDS encoding sigma-54-dependent transcriptional regulator, with the protein MKRIFVIDDERYTLDFFEALLMDDEDIVVYKYDSPLKALNDIDKIYPDLVITDILMPEMDGLGVLEFIVKNYPDITVILITAYASIEKAVEAIKKGAFDFITKPFEDLEEVTVRIKKALENSQLKTELKTLQENIKEVYGIENIVAKSKQMLDILSLIKKIARINSNVLITGESGTGKELIARAIHSLSDRKSNRFLPVNCAAIPENLYESLFFGYEKGAFTGAYTNKKGYFEEANGGTIFLDEIAETSLNFQAKLLRVIQERTIKRLGSSDIINVDIRIIAATNKNLKEEVAKGNFREDLYYRLNVINIEVPPLRERKEDIPYLVEYFMKKYSKEFSKDIKKISSEFYKFCYEYEWPGNVRELENIIERCVALEDGEVLTDKYLPNELSQIKTKEVKPYKLAKEEFEKEYIKNLLMITGNSMSEAAKLAGIDISTLHRKVQKYFKK; encoded by the coding sequence ATGAAAAGGATATTTGTTATTGATGACGAGCGCTATACACTTGATTTTTTTGAAGCATTGTTGATGGATGATGAAGATATAGTTGTATACAAATATGATTCTCCTTTAAAAGCCTTAAACGATATAGATAAAATTTATCCAGATTTAGTTATTACCGATATATTAATGCCAGAAATGGATGGTCTAGGAGTATTAGAATTTATAGTTAAGAATTATCCTGATATAACTGTGATACTTATTACAGCTTATGCTTCCATTGAGAAGGCTGTAGAAGCCATTAAAAAAGGAGCATTTGATTTTATTACAAAACCGTTTGAAGATTTGGAAGAAGTAACAGTAAGAATTAAAAAAGCTCTGGAAAACAGTCAATTAAAAACGGAATTAAAAACCTTACAAGAAAATATTAAAGAGGTTTATGGTATTGAAAACATTGTGGCAAAAAGTAAGCAGATGCTTGATATTTTATCACTTATAAAAAAGATAGCTAGAATTAATAGTAATGTGTTAATTACTGGCGAGTCAGGTACAGGTAAGGAACTGATTGCAAGAGCGATTCACAGTTTAAGCGATAGAAAAAGTAACCGTTTTTTACCGGTAAACTGTGCTGCAATTCCTGAAAATTTATATGAAAGTCTTTTCTTCGGATATGAAAAGGGAGCTTTTACTGGTGCTTATACGAATAAAAAAGGGTATTTTGAGGAGGCCAATGGTGGCACCATATTTTTGGATGAAATAGCTGAGACCTCACTTAATTTCCAAGCAAAATTGCTTAGAGTGATTCAGGAAAGAACAATAAAAAGATTGGGATCTTCTGATATTATTAATGTGGATATAAGGATAATTGCGGCTACTAATAAGAATTTAAAAGAAGAAGTGGCAAAAGGTAATTTCAGGGAAGATTTATATTATAGACTGAATGTAATTAATATTGAAGTTCCCCCGCTGAGAGAAAGGAAAGAAGATATTCCTTACTTGGTAGAGTATTTTATGAAAAAATATTCTAAAGAGTTTAGTAAAGATATAAAGAAGATTTCATCTGAATTTTACAAGTTTTGTTATGAGTATGAGTGGCCTGGTAATGTGAGAGAGTTGGAAAATATTATCGAAAGGTGTGTTGCTTTGGAAGATGGAGAAGTGTTAACGGATAAATATCTGCCAAATGAATTAAGTCAAATTAAAACTAAAGAGGTGAAGCCTTATAAACTTGCTAAAGAAGAGTTTGAAAAAGAATATATTAAAAACCTTTTAATGATTACTGGGAACAGTATGTCTGAAGCCGCTAAACTTGCAGGTATAGATATTTCAACATTACATCGAAAAGTTCAGAAATACTTTAAAAAATGA
- a CDS encoding PAS domain-containing sensor histidine kinase, producing the protein MDFVKNYFKYFETYEILLFLFIFLLFIFGSVIFIDIKSNSKLINYAYSFQKELILKVKDKIESNSVKFQREAENLINIIEDNRTVDNDGILIFKDKKIVVDNSDIYFDDLYSFLSKIDDFYLIKIIKRTPYVVYIFKKSNYLVIKYQEIKEIVDEVVPKNFYFVLIKDNKTYFLSDSLYGFKFEDKKYYTASYENKDYIVSSDLLFDNFKAYVLSNKTDYFRIMNKLERVSLINVFIGIIFIIMLILIRYYIGRFYYEREKFEHLFELEHEKFESIVEAIGEGVVLIDKNYNVLWANNYIRNFVDLNEGDKCFSAICGNENVCEKCNLNDVIKEKKVKTYRYKDFIKGKTGHYDVILSPLLDSQGEVVAVVELIRDLTDLVNLQIQVQESENYLRNILENIPDAIITFDADYKILTTNIQAQKLFCENKLVDDDIRNYINDNHLFELLKSNNLVEHFDTYIQNNEKNIPVRISALEIINENDKHSLMIIRDMSKIRELEAQLIEREKLSALGLLAGGVAHEINNPLVGILNFAQLLDKRLPEGSYEKRLVKTIIEASKDTKNIVSNLLLFARHKEGEYSNFDIKESIDFALKILGSTIKKKNLNVNVDILCDSVVYGNRGKVHQVIINLISNAIDALKSGGCIDIKFECIDDKKIFTVRDNGIGIPDEVKSKIFDPFFTTKEVGKGTGLGLAIVKSIVEEHGWSIKVKSEKNSYTEFKIIMT; encoded by the coding sequence ATGGACTTTGTTAAAAATTATTTCAAATATTTTGAAACTTATGAAATTTTGCTCTTTTTATTCATTTTTTTGTTGTTCATTTTTGGTTCTGTAATTTTCATTGATATAAAAAGTAATTCAAAGTTGATCAATTATGCTTATTCTTTCCAGAAAGAATTGATATTAAAAGTTAAAGATAAGATTGAAAGTAATTCTGTAAAATTTCAGAGGGAAGCTGAGAATCTAATCAATATAATTGAGGATAATCGAACGGTTGATAATGATGGAATTTTAATCTTTAAAGATAAAAAAATTGTTGTTGATAATTCGGATATTTACTTTGATGATTTGTATTCTTTTTTGAGTAAAATTGATGATTTTTATTTAATTAAGATTATTAAGAGGACTCCCTATGTTGTTTATATTTTTAAAAAAAGTAATTACCTAGTTATTAAGTATCAAGAAATTAAAGAAATTGTTGATGAAGTTGTTCCTAAAAACTTTTATTTTGTTTTAATAAAAGATAATAAAACGTATTTTTTAAGTGATTCATTGTATGGTTTTAAATTTGAAGATAAAAAATATTATACTGCAAGTTATGAAAACAAAGATTATATAGTAAGTTCAGATCTACTTTTTGATAATTTTAAGGCATATGTATTATCTAATAAAACTGATTATTTCAGAATAATGAACAAATTAGAAAGGGTATCTTTAATAAATGTTTTTATCGGCATTATTTTTATAATTATGTTAATTCTAATCAGATATTATATAGGTAGATTTTATTATGAAAGAGAAAAATTTGAACACCTATTTGAACTTGAACATGAGAAATTTGAAAGCATAGTTGAGGCAATTGGTGAGGGTGTAGTCCTTATAGATAAAAATTATAATGTTTTATGGGCAAATAATTATATCAGAAACTTTGTAGATTTGAATGAAGGTGATAAATGTTTTTCAGCAATTTGTGGAAATGAAAATGTTTGTGAAAAATGCAATCTAAATGATGTAATAAAAGAGAAAAAAGTTAAAACTTATAGATATAAAGATTTTATAAAAGGTAAAACAGGGCATTACGATGTGATATTGTCACCTTTATTAGATAGTCAAGGTGAAGTTGTGGCTGTTGTGGAATTGATTAGGGATTTAACTGATTTGGTCAATTTGCAAATTCAGGTGCAGGAGAGTGAAAACTATCTAAGGAATATTTTAGAAAATATTCCTGATGCTATAATTACATTTGATGCTGATTATAAGATATTAACAACAAATATTCAGGCACAAAAACTGTTTTGTGAGAATAAGCTAGTAGATGATGATATAAGAAATTATATCAATGATAATCATTTATTTGAACTTTTAAAAAGTAATAATTTAGTAGAACATTTTGATACCTATATTCAAAATAATGAAAAAAATATTCCTGTAAGGATTTCAGCTTTAGAGATAATAAATGAAAATGACAAGCATAGCCTTATGATAATAAGAGATATGTCTAAGATAAGAGAACTTGAAGCACAGTTAATTGAAAGAGAAAAACTATCTGCATTGGGTTTACTAGCAGGAGGAGTAGCGCATGAAATAAATAATCCTCTTGTAGGTATTTTAAATTTTGCTCAGCTTCTCGATAAAAGGCTTCCTGAAGGTAGCTATGAAAAAAGGCTTGTTAAAACAATTATTGAAGCAAGTAAAGATACTAAAAATATTGTTTCAAATTTATTATTGTTCGCAAGACATAAGGAAGGGGAATACAGTAATTTTGATATTAAAGAGTCAATAGATTTTGCTCTCAAAATTCTTGGTTCAACGATAAAAAAGAAAAACTTAAATGTAAATGTAGATATTTTATGTGATTCCGTTGTTTACGGGAATAGAGGTAAGGTACATCAGGTAATAATAAATTTAATTTCCAATGCCATAGATGCATTAAAGAGTGGTGGATGTATTGATATAAAGTTTGAATGTATTGATGACAAAAAGATTTTTACTGTAAGAGATAATGGTATAGGTATTCCTGATGAGGTTAAATCGAAAATTTTCGATCCATTTTTTACCACAAAAGAGGTTGGAAAGGGTACTGGTTTAGGGCTTGCTATCGTTAAAAGTATAGTGGAAGAGCATGGTTGGAGTATAAAAGTAAAATCAGAAAAAAACAGCTATACTGAGTTTAAAATTATTATGACATGA
- a CDS encoding tRNA (cytidine(34)-2'-O)-methyltransferase yields MIVALFEPEIPQNTGNIARLCAATGIRLLLVGRLGFSLSDKYLKRAGMDYWNYVDWEWIKSINEFFERFKQEEYDYRFISKFGKSYYTEIEKDLNKELILIFGNESYGLQEWVREKYKDYLYRIPMKEGMRSLNLSNSVAIVAYHLLAKKGFHGLC; encoded by the coding sequence ATGATTGTTGCTCTTTTTGAGCCTGAAATACCACAAAATACAGGTAATATTGCAAGATTATGTGCAGCTACAGGGATTAGACTGTTGTTAGTTGGGAGGCTCGGTTTTAGCCTTTCAGATAAATATCTTAAAAGAGCAGGAATGGATTACTGGAATTATGTGGATTGGGAGTGGATAAAAAGTATAAATGAGTTTTTCGAAAGATTCAAACAAGAGGAATATGATTACAGGTTTATTTCTAAATTTGGCAAAAGTTACTATACGGAGATAGAAAAAGATTTAAATAAAGAGCTTATATTAATTTTTGGAAACGAATCTTACGGTTTGCAAGAATGGGTAAGAGAAAAATATAAAGATTATCTATACAGGATTCCTATGAAAGAAGGGATGAGGAGCTTGAATTTGTCAAATTCTGTTGCTATAGTTGCGTACCATCTTTTGGCAAAAAAAGGTTTTCATGGACTTTGTTAA
- a CDS encoding HTH domain-containing protein, whose amino-acid sequence MGTVRQEIIEILTSGYFTAKELSKKLSLSEKEIVEHLKEINKGHVKIEVRNPQCKKCGFKFTNLRHFKKPSKCPSCKSTYISEPEFTVRK is encoded by the coding sequence ATGGGTACAGTCAGGCAGGAAATAATTGAGATATTAACTAGTGGTTATTTTACCGCTAAAGAGCTTTCCAAAAAGCTCTCTTTGAGTGAAAAAGAGATTGTGGAGCATTTGAAAGAGATAAATAAAGGTCATGTTAAAATCGAAGTCCGCAATCCTCAATGTAAAAAATGTGGTTTTAAATTTACAAACCTAAGGCACTTTAAAAAGCCTTCCAAATGCCCTTCTTGCAAATCAACTTATATTAGTGAGCCTGAATTTACGGTTAGAAAATGA
- the rsfS gene encoding ribosome silencing factor → MENLKEIVKILDDKKGENIVAFNISPVSALADYMVICTCNSEVHLNAITDALLYAMKRKGVMPIGVDGTGKSKWVCIDFGDVIVHLMTEDSRNFYDLESIWGDCDKVNVFNVGQ, encoded by the coding sequence ATGGAAAATTTGAAAGAAATTGTAAAAATACTTGATGACAAAAAGGGTGAAAATATTGTTGCTTTTAACATTTCACCTGTTTCAGCTTTGGCTGATTATATGGTTATATGTACTTGTAATTCTGAAGTGCATTTGAATGCTATTACAGATGCTTTACTTTATGCGATGAAGCGGAAGGGTGTTATGCCTATTGGTGTGGATGGAACGGGGAAGTCAAAATGGGTGTGTATCGATTTTGGAGATGTTATTGTTCATCTTATGACGGAGGATAGTAGGAACTTTTATGATTTAGAGTCTATATGGGGTGATTGTGATAAAGTAAATGTTTTTAATGTGGGTCAGTAA
- the nadD gene encoding nicotinate-nucleotide adenylyltransferase codes for MRIVLFGGTFNPIHNGHIELAKKVYKDFNIDKFFFIPAKIPPHKNLGLVPAEKRFEMVKLALDFCLRGNFEVSDYELKQEGISFTYKTLKYFRKLYPDDILFFLTGSDIFATIETWQNWRELFKLSNFIVANRREMPFEKMMNIIPEELKSLVINFSDYVDQKEGAIILYKIDEIPISSTEIREKFKDKTIFSCLPNVVVDYIRKNKLYQEV; via the coding sequence TTGAGGATAGTACTTTTCGGGGGGACCTTTAACCCAATTCATAATGGCCATATAGAGTTGGCTAAGAAGGTGTATAAAGACTTCAATATAGATAAATTCTTTTTTATACCTGCAAAAATACCACCTCATAAAAATTTGGGATTGGTTCCTGCTGAGAAAAGATTTGAAATGGTAAAATTGGCTTTGGACTTTTGTTTGAGAGGAAATTTTGAGGTTTCAGATTATGAGTTAAAACAAGAAGGTATCTCTTTTACATACAAGACATTGAAATATTTTAGAAAGTTGTATCCAGACGATATACTTTTTTTCTTAACAGGTAGTGATATATTTGCTACAATTGAAACATGGCAAAATTGGAGAGAGCTGTTTAAACTTTCTAATTTCATTGTTGCAAACAGGAGAGAGATGCCTTTTGAAAAAATGATGAATATAATACCTGAAGAGTTAAAATCTTTGGTTATTAATTTTTCAGATTATGTTGATCAAAAAGAAGGAGCCATAATTTTGTATAAAATTGATGAAATACCTATTTCTAGCACTGAAATAAGAGAAAAATTTAAAGATAAAACTATTTTTAGCTGTTTACCTAATGTTGTTGTAGATTATATTAGAAAAAATAAATTATATCAGGAGGTGTGA